From Salvelinus sp. IW2-2015 linkage group LG18, ASM291031v2, whole genome shotgun sequence, a single genomic window includes:
- the LOC111978801 gene encoding protein delta homolog 2 isoform X1: MCFLLFVRARVPTRSIRGLLFSGEVTTFSTDPLCTMPLRDSVTLLLWSCCVLLLVHQCEGQVLNCTCNVTNSRCEENAVCSCDPGWEGQQCDVCVRMPGCVHGSCHQPWQCTCEPGWTGRFCDKDIHVCTNEAPCQNGATCYTNISGEYSCLCPNGFYGRNCEHKTGPCHKIGRSPCKNRGQCEDSSGYAPELSCRCLAGFSGPRCETNMDDCLMRPCANGATCLDGINRFSCLCPEGFTGRFCTINLDDCASQPCLNGGRCLDRASTFHCLCKAGFTGKTCEVPLQSPESQSPIRSSHGWAGGGEGWGRVTQARPDQITTGGNHSQGSSNSNSGDRLLKISVKEVVTQWGSSGLSEVQLITLLVLGGMTLGVVALTASLVLRGXWQDRCASCRCGPNPRLHPLRHRDCQPTPQXHLVTVEQECKISFLHTPTAPELEKKKLNTELI; encoded by the exons ATGTGTTTTTTACTGTTTGTGAGAGCACGTGTACCTACTCGCTCTATCCGAGGACTCTTATTCAGTGGTGAGGTGACCACCTTCAGCACAG ATCCCCTTTGCACCATGCCTCTGAGAGACTCAGTCACGCTGCTGCTCTGGAGTTGCTGCGTACTACTGCTTGTCCACCAATGCGAGGGTCAAG TTCTAAATTGCACGTGTAATGTGACCAACAGTCGGTGTGAGGAGAATGCGGTGTGCAG CTGTGACCCGGGTTGGGAGGGGCAGCAGTGCGACGTCTGTGTTAGAATGCCAGGCTGTGTCCATGGATCATGTCACCAACCCTGGCAATGCACATGCGAGCCCGGATGGACGGGACGCTTCTGCGACAAAG ATATCCATGTGTGTACAAATGAGGCACCTTGCCAGAACGGCGCCACTTGTTACACAAACATTTCAGGGGAATACTCCTGCCTCTGCCCCAATGGATTTTACGGGAGGAACTGTGAGCACAAGACAGGACCCTGTCATAAGATCGGCAG GTCTCCATGTAAGAATAGAGGGCAGTGTGAGGACAGTAGCGGCTATGCACCAGAACTCTCCTGCCGCTGCCTGGCAGGCTTCAGTGGGCCGCGTTGCGAGACCAACATGGACGACTGCCTAATGCGTCCCTGTGCCAATGGTGCCACCTGCCTGGATGGCATCAACCGCTTCTCCTGCCTCTGTCCCGAGGGCTTCACGGGCCGGTTCTGCACCATCAACCTCGATGACTGTGCCAGTCAGCCCTGCCTCAACGGAGGGCGCTGCCTGGACCGTGCCAGCACCTTCCACTGCCTCTGCAAAGCTGGGTTCACTGGCAAGACCTGCGAGGTTCCCCTACAGAGCCCAGAGAGCCAATCACCCATCAGGAGCTCCCATGGCTgggctgggggaggagagggcTGGGGCAGGGTGACTCAGGCCAGGCCAGACCAGATCACAACAGGGGGGAACCATTCTCAGGGCAGCAGTAACAGTAATAGTGGAGACAGGYTGCTGAAGATCTCTGTGAAGGAGGTGGTGACCCAGTGGGGGTCGTCTGGCCTGTCGGAGGTGCAGCTCATCACCTTGCTGGTGCTGGGGGGTATGACGCTGGGCGTGGTGGCTCTCACAGCTAGCCTGGTGCTGAGGGGGCWTTGGCAGGACCGCTGTGCCAGCTGCCGGTGCGGTCCCAACCCCCGCCTGCACCCGCTGAGACACAGAGACTGCCAGCCGACCCCGCAGARCCACCTAGTCACAGTGGAGCAGGAGTGTAAGATCAGCTTCCTGCACACGCCCACGGCCCCCGAACTGGAGAAgaagaaactgaacactgagTTGATTTAG
- the LOC111978801 gene encoding protein delta homolog 2 isoform X2, producing MPLRDSVTLLLWSCCVLLLVHQCEGQVLNCTCNVTNSRCEENAVCSCDPGWEGQQCDVCVRMPGCVHGSCHQPWQCTCEPGWTGRFCDKDIHVCTNEAPCQNGATCYTNISGEYSCLCPNGFYGRNCEHKTGPCHKIGRSPCKNRGQCEDSSGYAPELSCRCLAGFSGPRCETNMDDCLMRPCANGATCLDGINRFSCLCPEGFTGRFCTINLDDCASQPCLNGGRCLDRASTFHCLCKAGFTGKTCEVPLQSPESQSPIRSSHGWAGGGEGWGRVTQARPDQITTGGNHSQGSSNSNSGDRLLKISVKEVVTQWGSSGLSEVQLITLLVLGGMTLGVVALTASLVLRGXWQDRCASCRCGPNPRLHPLRHRDCQPTPQXHLVTVEQECKISFLHTPTAPELEKKKLNTELI from the exons ATGCCTCTGAGAGACTCAGTCACGCTGCTGCTCTGGAGTTGCTGCGTACTACTGCTTGTCCACCAATGCGAGGGTCAAG TTCTAAATTGCACGTGTAATGTGACCAACAGTCGGTGTGAGGAGAATGCGGTGTGCAG CTGTGACCCGGGTTGGGAGGGGCAGCAGTGCGACGTCTGTGTTAGAATGCCAGGCTGTGTCCATGGATCATGTCACCAACCCTGGCAATGCACATGCGAGCCCGGATGGACGGGACGCTTCTGCGACAAAG ATATCCATGTGTGTACAAATGAGGCACCTTGCCAGAACGGCGCCACTTGTTACACAAACATTTCAGGGGAATACTCCTGCCTCTGCCCCAATGGATTTTACGGGAGGAACTGTGAGCACAAGACAGGACCCTGTCATAAGATCGGCAG GTCTCCATGTAAGAATAGAGGGCAGTGTGAGGACAGTAGCGGCTATGCACCAGAACTCTCCTGCCGCTGCCTGGCAGGCTTCAGTGGGCCGCGTTGCGAGACCAACATGGACGACTGCCTAATGCGTCCCTGTGCCAATGGTGCCACCTGCCTGGATGGCATCAACCGCTTCTCCTGCCTCTGTCCCGAGGGCTTCACGGGCCGGTTCTGCACCATCAACCTCGATGACTGTGCCAGTCAGCCCTGCCTCAACGGAGGGCGCTGCCTGGACCGTGCCAGCACCTTCCACTGCCTCTGCAAAGCTGGGTTCACTGGCAAGACCTGCGAGGTTCCCCTACAGAGCCCAGAGAGCCAATCACCCATCAGGAGCTCCCATGGCTgggctgggggaggagagggcTGGGGCAGGGTGACTCAGGCCAGGCCAGACCAGATCACAACAGGGGGGAACCATTCTCAGGGCAGCAGTAACAGTAATAGTGGAGACAGGYTGCTGAAGATCTCTGTGAAGGAGGTGGTGACCCAGTGGGGGTCGTCTGGCCTGTCGGAGGTGCAGCTCATCACCTTGCTGGTGCTGGGGGGTATGACGCTGGGCGTGGTGGCTCTCACAGCTAGCCTGGTGCTGAGGGGGCWTTGGCAGGACCGCTGTGCCAGCTGCCGGTGCGGTCCCAACCCCCGCCTGCACCCGCTGAGACACAGAGACTGCCAGCCGACCCCGCAGARCCACCTAGTCACAGTGGAGCAGGAGTGTAAGATCAGCTTCCTGCACACGCCCACGGCCCCCGAACTGGAGAAgaagaaactgaacactgagTTGATTTAG